A region from the Hippopotamus amphibius kiboko isolate mHipAmp2 chromosome 15, mHipAmp2.hap2, whole genome shotgun sequence genome encodes:
- the LOC130836824 gene encoding zinc finger protein 426-like isoform X1, with amino-acid sequence MPCYHASFPDLVTFANVAVDFTQEEWTLLDPFQRKLYRDVMLENYSNLTTAGNQVLTPSLISWLEQEELRTVERGVFQEWEMQGKTNDSAIQQDIFGEKTSSRIEMVRNDNGRELYDCEQRRKDFSDHSCLRTQKRTKNGGQTFEDNQCGKSFLTLHNKSFTREKCSIFNQDGKVIRLTPDIVYQKPSIQEKALICKDREHLLMHLTFRHK; translated from the exons ATGCCGTGTTATCATGCCAGTTTTCCT GACTTAGTGACCTTTGCTAATGTGGCTGTGGACTTCACCCAGGAAGAGTGGACTTTACTGGACCCCTTTCAGAGAAAGCTATACAgagatgtgatgctggagaactacaGCAACCTGACCACAGCAG GAAATCAAGTTCTGACACCCTCTCTGATCTCTTGGTTGGAACAAGAAGAGTTGAGGACTGTGGAGAGAGGAGTCTTCCAAG aatGGGAAATGCAAGGTAAAACCAACGACTCAGCAATTCAGCAGgatatttttggggaaaaaacatcAAGTAGGATAGAAATG GTAAGAAACGACAATGGACGGGAACTCTATGACTGTGAGCAACGTCGGAAAGACTTCAGTGACCACTCATGCCTTAGGACACAGAAGAGAACTAAAAATGGAGGGCAGACTTTTGAAGATAACCAGTGTGGAAAAAGCTTCCTTACGCTGCACAACAAATCCTTTACTAGagaaaaatgttccatttttaatcaGGATGGAAAAGTCATCAGGCTGACTCCAGATATTGTGTACCAGAAACCTAGCATACAAGAGAAAGCCTTAATATGCAAAGACAGAGAGCATTTGCTAATGCATCTTACCTTCAGGCACAAGTGA
- the LOC130836824 gene encoding zinc finger protein 426-like isoform X2, translating into MLPFRIEQDLVTFANVAVDFTQEEWTLLDPFQRKLYRDVMLENYSNLTTAGNQVLTPSLISWLEQEELRTVERGVFQEWEMQGKTNDSAIQQDIFGEKTSSRIEMVRNDNGRELYDCEQRRKDFSDHSCLRTQKRTKNGGQTFEDNQCGKSFLTLHNKSFTREKCSIFNQDGKVIRLTPDIVYQKPSIQEKALICKDREHLLMHLTFRHK; encoded by the exons ATGTTGCCATTTAGGATTGAGCAG GACTTAGTGACCTTTGCTAATGTGGCTGTGGACTTCACCCAGGAAGAGTGGACTTTACTGGACCCCTTTCAGAGAAAGCTATACAgagatgtgatgctggagaactacaGCAACCTGACCACAGCAG GAAATCAAGTTCTGACACCCTCTCTGATCTCTTGGTTGGAACAAGAAGAGTTGAGGACTGTGGAGAGAGGAGTCTTCCAAG aatGGGAAATGCAAGGTAAAACCAACGACTCAGCAATTCAGCAGgatatttttggggaaaaaacatcAAGTAGGATAGAAATG GTAAGAAACGACAATGGACGGGAACTCTATGACTGTGAGCAACGTCGGAAAGACTTCAGTGACCACTCATGCCTTAGGACACAGAAGAGAACTAAAAATGGAGGGCAGACTTTTGAAGATAACCAGTGTGGAAAAAGCTTCCTTACGCTGCACAACAAATCCTTTACTAGagaaaaatgttccatttttaatcaGGATGGAAAAGTCATCAGGCTGACTCCAGATATTGTGTACCAGAAACCTAGCATACAAGAGAAAGCCTTAATATGCAAAGACAGAGAGCATTTGCTAATGCATCTTACCTTCAGGCACAAGTGA
- the LOC130836186 gene encoding zinc finger protein 70-like, translating into KENPCERKECERASVHSGSLCEHVPTHTANKCYRYEESGKVSAASLSLSRQIKTHTGEKPFKCDTCGKAFRLSSYLLVHSQVHSGIKPYKCKECGKDFSGSLPFNVHLQTHTGEQPYKCKEYGKTFTGSSGLTQHMKTHTGGKPFKCDTCGKTLTRSSGLNRHRKIHTGEKAFKCDACGKTFTRSSGLSEHMKTHTGEKPFKCDTCGKSFTGSSHLT; encoded by the coding sequence aaagaaaatccctgTGAACGGAAGGAATGTGAGAGGGCTTCTGTTCACTCAGGAAGCCTTTGTGAACATGTACCAACTCACACTGCTAACAAATGTTATAGATATGAGGAATCTGGAAAAGTCTCTGCTGCATCCCTAAGCCTTAGTAGACAGATAAAAAcacacactggggagaagccTTTTAAATGTGACACATGTGGAAAAGCCTTTAGATTGTCCTCATACCTTCTTGTTCACAGTCAAGTTCACAGTGGAATAAAACCCtacaaatgtaaggaatgtgggaaagacTTCAGTGGTTCTCTGCCTTTTAATGTTCACTTGCAAACTCACACTGGAGAGCAACCCTATAAATGTAAGGAATATGGGAAAACCTTCACTGGATCCTCAGGCCTTACTCAACACATGAAAACTCACACTGGAGGGAAACCTTTTAAGTGTGACACATGTGGAAAAACCCTCACTCGATCCTCAGGCCTTAATCGACATAGGaaaattcacactggagagaaggcTTTTAAGTGTGACGCATGTGGAAAAACCTTCACTCGATCCTCAGGCCTTAGTGAACATATGAAAActcacactggggagaagcctTTTAAATGTGACACATGTGGGAAATCCTTCACTGGATCGTCACACCTTACTTGA